ctccctctcctcccctttccccctgtCCATAATTCTattctcctatttcttttttaaaagattgatttCAAGCTTACTACATCcttggagaaagagaaagcactCTGCGATTTCAGTCCTTTTTAATTTACAATGGTTTTCATTAGAACTtactatttcattatattttaaactattcatTTTGAACTTTAAGCAACAGGGAtatgctgtacagcacagagaaatatACCAATTATCTATTAATAAATGTAAagagtataatatataaaacaactgaatcactatgttgtaaacctgaacaaatataatattgcaaCTCATGAATATAtccataaaaaattttaaagttaaaaagaatttATCAGTACCACTGTTATTGGATGTAGAAATCTGTGAAGGATGTGACTCTCAGCAAAACAATAAGAGAAAAGCTAAGAGGATCTACAAAATTCCAACCTCTTGACCCCAGCTGTAGTGTTTTCTCTAGGTCAGTCATGACAGAGTTCGTGAGTTCTGAATTATTTTCCTAGCAATTTCATTTCCCAGTTTATTCTCATTCTCCCAATATGTACTATGGAGTTCTTCAGAAGCAGTTTATGTGTGATATGCAACAGATAGAGTGAAGAAACTGATATACCCATCCACTACCTCTCTTACACTTTCCCCATGTATCCcagtttatttacatattttccaCATATCCTAGTTaatcaaacatttaaatatataaatggggACTGAAATATAGTACAGAACTggcaaaacaaaaatttcacacacatttcaattttctaatttcctggtttttgaaactgttttaaaaattcatacaggagaacaagatggcagaggaataggtggacatggagtacatctctctccacggatacatcaggaatacaccttcagacacagaagtgcatgcagaacaccagctgagagaggacaggagtacctgaccagcagaaaagaatatatagacccacacaaaactcagtaggatgaaggaactaggtgggaaaacaggagtgttagtaggactggacctgccctcggtaggtgggggaactgaagcaagggtcggatccccacatcagggcaattgtctgagtcagaggagaaacattcaaggttgagagtgaaacagctgacctgtggcagcctaaatggaatgagaatcagacagtccttacAACCATACTTACCCAAGACAGGGatgcagatcccctggaaggtgcagcagctggtagctggagtttagggattgtggagcaatcccaaagcgagggctgctgttgactgtggagagactaatcaaggggatgtgagggaggagactgtggtgggaaatgcctgtggaggaaagccaggcagccatggaagctaggcgatactgctgagtcacgttTGGGGGTGGAgacatcaccatagcctctctctccccgcagtgccagcattggcagctgaacaatagagaggctggcccagcaAGCAcctgacgcactgaactacagagtaggaccccacccagggtgcccctttaagtgcctgatgtgccaatctacagagtagaaccccagccaggggggcccctatatgtgcctgatgtgccaaacaacagagaaggtcCCCAGGCTaggaagccctctaagtgcctgaacgggtggagctacggagaaagactggccaaataggccttctgatcaccagctacaagaggcttgaaaaaagactctgatggggccataactcctgtggtggaggcagtctgtgtccctgcacacttggtgctgccagggtccccgcaagccaagcagctgttgCAGCTTCAccctcaactctcactggggcaaagctgccacaggcaaaaaaagtcttgcgCCTCTGCATGTGGGGTCACTTcggtagtgtcctactctttgtgaccctggagactggcctgccaggcttctctgtcagggagcagggttctccaggcaagaatacaggaccGTGTTAGCCAATACTGGTTTCCATGGCTGTGCGGCgctggagcagccctgaggagataccccacgtccaaggtcagagaagccCAGCAAGATGGTGATGCTAAAGCGAccttgaggagataccccacgtctaagggcagagaagccccagcaagatgttAGGAGGGGCGAATTCACGTTTAGAGTCACACCCCATCTCCAcaagagacactcagagggctcaaacaaaccttgtgtgcaccaggacccagagacctcacagagactgagacagaactgggtttgagtgtctcctgtgtaGGTACGGGTCAGCAATGgactgccgcaggggcaggggccctgggtgcagcagacttagGTATGGCATAAACcatcttggaggaggtcaccattaatcctaccatagagctgccagaacttacacaggactaggaaatagactcttggaggacacaaacagaaCGTTGTGTGCACCATgacccaggaaaaaggagcagtgaccccacaagagaccaACCCAGACTTGTCtaggagtgtccaggagtctccagcagaggtgtgggttggtggtAGCCTGCTTCAgggtgggggcactgagtgtagccgTGCATGCATggggccttttgaaggaggtcaccattatcttcattacctccaccatagtttcagttcagttcagttcagcccctcagtcatgtccaactctttgcgaccccatgaatcgcagcacgtcaggcctccctgtccatcaccaactcccggagttcactcaaactcatatccattgagtcggtgatgccatccagccatctcatcctctgtcgtccccttctcctcttgcccccaatccctcccagcatcagggtcttttccaatgagtcaactcttcccatgagatggccaaagtattggagtttcagcttcagcatcagtccttccagtgaacatccaagactggtctcctttaggatggactgattgaatctccttgcagtccaagggactctcaagagtcttctccaacaccataattcaaaagcatcaattcttcggtgctcagctttcttcacagtccaactctcacatccatacatgaccaatggaaaaaccatagccttcactagacggacctttgttcgcaaagtaatatctctgctttttaatatgctgtctaggttggtcataactttccttccgaggagtaagcgtcttttaatttcatgactgcaatcaccatctgtagtgattttggagccccaaaaaataaagtctgccactctttccactgtttccccatctatttcccatgaagtgataggtcCAGATGCcataaataacagggagggaacacagctccacccatcaacagaaaattggattaaagatttactgagcatggctctgcccatcagaacaagacccagtttccccctcagtcagtctctcccattaggaagcttccataagtctcttatccttctccatcagagggcagacagactgaaaaccacaatcacaggaaactaaccaatctgatcaaatggaccgcagccttgtctaactcaatgaaactatgagccatgctgtgtggggccacccaagacggacgggtcatggtggagatgtctgacagaatgtggtccactggagaagggaatggcaaaccacttcagtatttttccttgagaaccccatgaacagtatgaaaaggcaaaaagataggacactgaaagatgaacttcccaggtcggtaggtgcccaatatgctactggagatcagtggagaaataactccagaaagaatgaagagatggagccaaagcaaaaacaacacccagttatgggtgtgactggtgatagaagcaaagtctgatgctgtaaagagcaatattccataggaacctggaatgtcaggtccatgaatcaaagcaaattggaagaggtcaaacaggagatggcaagagtgaacatagacattttaggaatcagcaaactaaaatggactggaatgggtgaatttaactcagatgaccattatatctactactgtgggtaggaatcccttagaagaaatggagtagccctcatagtcaataaaagagtccgaaatgcagtacttggatgcaatctcaaaaacaacagagtgatctctgtttgtttccaaggcaaaccattcgatatcatggtaatccaagtctatgccctgaccagtaatgctgaagaagctgaagttgaacagttctatgaagacctacaagaccttctagaactaacacccaaaaaagatgtccttttcattataagggactggaatgcaaaagtaggaagtcaagaaacacctggagtaacaggcaaatttggcattggagtacagaatgaagcagggcaaaggctaatagagttttgccaagagaatgcactggtcagagcaaacaccctcttccaacaacacaggagaagactctacacatggacatcaccagatgatctatactgaagtcagattgattatattctttgcagctaaagatggagaagctttatacagtcaacaaaaacaaaaccaggagctgactgtggctcagatcatgaacttcttattgccaaattcagacttgaagaaagtagggaaaaccactagaccattcaggtatgacctatatcaaatcccttatgattatacagggtaTGATCAGGcttcatttattccatttatcTCTAGTGACATTAGCTTAAAGGACAGGAGGGGCAAAAGCCAAGGGAAAAAGAATGACTGGGGCGAAAAATGAAGCAGAGACTTGTGATCATTCTGCATTATCATGGTGATCGGAAAATTAGTTTTCATCTTTAAGACATTTGCCTTCCCCTATATAGGTTCCAGACACAAATTTTGATTCTGCATCATCAATTTCTTTTTCAGGAAAGTCAACAGCCCTTTCCCTGAACTAAGAGCAACTCTGGCTGAACATGGAGGTCCAAAAATCCACTCTGGCTTGGACTGGACTAGGTGTGAGCCAACAGGGTCAGATAAGAGAGGAAAACTGGGTCCCCAGAGCACCACTAACTAGAATTTTGGTTTCCCAACCAGTTGAACCCTCTTCCTCTCCTACCCCCGCCAGGCCTGAGGAAACAGCACTGGTGATTGATGCATCCACAGGCAGCCCACACCACGGGGCTGCCAATTTGTCTgctaatctttgtttttttccgagaatcattttcctcttcctggaatCAGATCCAATGTTTAAGGTAATGGAGCAGCAGACTTGAACCCTCAGAGAAGATTTGGTCTCTGTGCCTCTTTTCATCCCCACTGCCCTGACCCTAGATTGAGTCATCTGAAGAGTCAGTCACCTGTACTATTGCAGTGCTTGCTGCCGTGCTCAggcactcggtcatgtccgactctttgcaaccccatggactatagcctgccaggctcctctgtccaagttagttttctaaaatgtgtttCTAATCATGTCACTCctactgtttttaaaagatctttgagTAACCCAATTACATGGActattattgaataaataaatttgctCTGTTAGTATCAAATTCCCCATTATCCTTATTTCCTGTCTTTATAGCCTTCACCACGATTTCAACCTATCTTACTTATGTGTTTTCTTActtattgtctgtctccctcttctgttGGAATGAAGTTTCCGTTTGATCAATGTTCTTATCTGTCTGTCCCCAAAACAGTGGCTGACAATGTTAGATAATAAATATTGACTGAATGAAGGACTCAATAAATCAAATTCTGTTAGCCacagttaattctttttttcataaatgaaCTTTATTTACTTTAACGATTACAAATGTAATACATGCTTACTGTAGAGAAACTGGAAAGTACAGAGAagtaaaaagaacattaaaacacCCATAATCCCACCACATTAAGGCAAACACTGTTCACATTATGTTCTATCTATGCCTGTTTAAAGACCAAGATCTTTATCAAGAGTGCTGGCCACGAAGCACAATAGCCAAGGGGAGTGAGGGCAATTAACAACTGAGGAGGTCACCCAAAGGTCAGAGCTAGAAATTTCACACTAAGGGACAAGACAATGGCCACTGACAATAGATCAAGACTTCAGAAGTTGACAACAGAAGAACAAGTTGGGTTATGGTAAGAATGTAGTGAGATGATGCTTGTCAAGAGTTTAGCCCACTATCTGTCACATAGTACATAAAcaataaacattagctattaCTAAGATTATTACTATGGGTCAAAACGAATGGTTCAGGATGGAGACTATAAACAGGACAAGGGCCTTGGAGACCAAATTTAAGTGCTATGAGTTGGGGCATATAGGGACAAGTATACTGGATGAAAAGGATGGTATTGGAGTGGGCATCACTCTCCTTATGGGCTCCCTTGCCAGGTGAAATGGGACCAGGGCTTCCTCAAGTTTGCCTGATGACATGTGGCAAGACACTCTAAGGTGTTTTTGAGGTAGGACATAGTTTCTCCTGCCTAGACTTCTCCCTGGACCAAGAATTAGCACTGTCCTTGTTGGTAATGGGAGTTCAGAACCTCATACATTGAACATTCTTGAAGTCCACGTTCTGATTGTTGGGGCAGGTTAAAGGCATGTGGGGTGAAAGAGAAGGTCAAGTCAACCAAGtgagggatagggtgggatgCACCTGGAGGGGGTGCTGAAGGGGGAAAGGCCACAAGTTCTAATGATGTAATTGCATGGAATGAGTCTAGGAACCAGTCCTCAAGTTAGCAGCCAAGTTGGATATCACAGGAGAAGAGTCCAGGTAGCATTACTTGTTAGTGGGGGCCTTCTGATGGCCTGTGCTCTTTCGAAGGTGGTCGTGCAGACCCTCTTGAGGGTCTTCATGCTCTTTCAGGTAGTAACAGCGTTTGGGAACATGCTGGTGCTgggagtgagaaaaaaaaaacaaaaacagcaaatgtAAGAGCCATGCTTACTATGACAAGTGGGGTTCCACCTGGATAATCTCAATCACTTAACATGTCAAGGAACTTGGCCAACGTACCTTATTTGTATAAAAAGTGTGACCAAGGACTAGACTGGTCAAATTCCCTAGTGACCTGGGTCTACAACACATGTGGCTGTAGGTGGGACCCAGCCTCCAAAACATGACCCCTCttttagaactggacctggaatcAGTAGTAGCAAATTGGGACTGAGCCCAACCAGTCCCCTCAGAAGATTTAGACCTTTACCACCCCCAAACCCTGAGTATCTTAGGTAGGGCAAGGCTCCACAAAGTTAATGGAGTTTGGGTTAATATGCCCAAAACAAGGGCCTAACCAGGCCCGCTGATGAAATTCCAGGTTGAGGCTTATGGTCTAGGAGCTCAATGCCTCCCCCAACCTCTTCCTTAGTCTACATAAAGGAGCAGGATGCCTTCAATTTTCTATTCAGAAACCTTGAGTGTGTTTCCCCATCATTACCTCCTCGGTCTGCTGCTGGGGGTTCAGTTCATTCTCCATTGCTTCCTCACTATTCCGCTTACAGGGTGATGTCAGAACCTGGCTGGAGCTGCCTCGGGAATTCTTCTCTCCGGCCAGCTGGCACTCGGTATAGAGAGACCTATCTATCAGCTCCTTTAGGCTGCCAGCCACCTTCAGGAAGATCCGGCCCATTTTGGTGGCAACAGCTTCAGAGAGTCCTTCCAGGAACCTGGTCCGCAGAATGGCATCAGACCAAGACAAATGTCGGGCCAGCAGAAGGAAGTCAGTGGCATACTGCCTGACCGACTTCTGGCCCTGCTTGGGATGGCAGAGAACTGCACTGAGGATGTCAATTTCAGACAGGGAGTCATATAAGCCCTGGGATCTTCTCAGGAAAGATTTATCTTCACTGGTGAGGGGGTTTCCTACCTCCATCTGCAAGATGGACCACCTCTCTGCTGCCCCCAGATGAAGAGACACCAGAAAAGCCATTTTCTCTGAATCATTCAAAAATCCCTTCATTTGCTTCTCCTCATCAATCTCCACCTCCTCTTCCACAGGGCATGAACCCCGGGCTGCTTCTTGTTCTTCTAAGAGGTAACAGAGTGCTGGGGTCAGCATGCCAAAAGATGGGACTTCCTCTGATGGTGGCTTTACTGTTTTGGGGGGGGTGGTCGTCGCATGTGGTGTGGACTTTGATCCCGAGGCTGTGACATTGATGCGAGGGGCAGATGTTTCCCCAGAGTCTGTGGCTTTGATTCCCAAGGTGGACATCATTCCAGGGGCTGCCATTTGGGATGCGAACATGGCTCCTGGGACTGTGGCCCTCATTAGTGGCATGGACATCCCCCCAGAGGATATGGGTCTTAGAAGTGGCATGGACATCATTCCAGAAGCTGAGGCTCTCATAAGTGGTGTGGATGTGGCTCTGGAAGCCGAGGCTCTCATCAGTGGTGTGGACATCTTTCCTGAGGTTGTGTATGTTGTTTGTGGCAAGGACGTTGATCCAGAACTCACAACTCTTGTTTGCAGTGTGGACATTGCTCCAGATGACAGGCTTTTCATTAGTGGTATGGATGTCTCTCCAGAAGCCATGGCAGACATCAGTGGCATGGGTGTTACTCCAGAGGCCACAGCTCTCACGGATGGCTTGGACATCCCTCCCGAGGCCATGGCTGTGGTTTGTGCGGTGGCCATCTTTCCAGAGGCTGGACCTCTCATGAACTCTGTGGACACATCTTCAGAGACTGAGGGTCTCCTTGGGGGTGTGCACATAATTCCAGAGACTGGAGCCCTTAATAATGGCGGGGACATCACTCCCAAGCTGGGGGCTCGCATGGATAGCGTGCACACCTCTGCAGATGCTGCTGTGGGCATCTGTGGTGCAGATGTTGCTCCAGGGGCTGGGGCCCTCAACAATGGCATGGGCACCCCTCCAGAGGCCACAGCTGTCATTTGAGGCGTGGACATCACTCCAGAGGCTGTGGATCTCATGAGTGGTGTGGACATCGGCCCAGAGATTGGAGCCCTCATTTGTGGCATGGACATCATGCCAGAGGCTGTGGCTGTTCTTTGCGGAGTAGACATTGCTCCATAAGCTGGGGCTCTCAGAGGGGTGGTGGCTATCTCCCCAGAAGTTGGGGATCTCGTTGGTGCTGAGGACATCTCTCCAGAGGATGAAGCTCTTGTGAGAAGTGTGGACACCTCTCCAGGGTTTGAGGCTCTCATCAGGGGTGTGGATACTGCCCCAAAGCTTGGGGCTCTAATTTTTGGTGTGGACATCACTTCAGAGGCTGGGGCTCGCATCTGCAGTGTGGACATCCCTCCAGAGGTCATGAATCTTTTGAACGACATGGACATCCCCCCAAAGTCTTGAGTGCCTATTGGCTGACTGGGCATCTTTCCAGAGACTGTGGATCTCATTAGCACTGTGGGCATGGTTCCAGGGCCCGGGGCTCTCATTAGGGGCACGGACATGCTTCCAGAGGCTGCGGCTGTCATTTGTGGTGTGGACACGTCTCCAGAGGCTGGGGCTCTCATTAGTGGTGTGGACATCCCGGCAGAGGCAGTGTCTGTCATCTGTGGCATGGACATGGCTCCAGAAGCTATGTCTCTCATTAGCATTGTGGAGATCTCTCCAGAAGCTGCAGTTGTCATTTGCTGCATGAACATTGCTTCTGAGGCTTTGGTTGTTGTTAGTGGCTTGGACAATGCTCCTGAGGCTGTAGCTTTCATCAGCGGCACGGACATCACTCCCGGGGCTGTGTCTCTCGTTAATAGTGAGGACATGGATCCAGAGGCTTTGGCTGTCATCTGTGGGGTGGACATGGCTCCAGAGGCTCTCATTTGTGGTCCGGCTGTCACTCTCAAGGCTGTGGCTCTCCTTTGTGACCTAGATGTTGCTCCAGAGACAGGCGCTTTTATTTGCAGTGTGGGCACTGACCCAGAGGCTGGGGTGGTCATTTGTAGCATAGATACTGTTTCAGAgatgggggctgtgctgggtgggATGGACATTGCCCCCAAAGCTGGAGCTCTCATTCGTGGTGTGGACTTTGCCCCACTGGCTGGGACTTTCATAAAGCCCGTGGATGTGGCTCCAGAAATTTGAGCCGTTGTTAAGTGTGTGGACATTCCTCTAGAGGCTGCAGTTGGCACTGGCTCTGCGGACATGGTTCCAGAGGTTGTGGCTGTCATCAGTGGGGTGGACAGTGCTGCAGAGTCTGGGACTGTCTTTAGCAGCGTGGACATattgccagaggctggggttcTCATTCGCAGTGTCGACCTTGCTCCAGAATCTGAGGCTCTCGCTGACGAAGCAGACATCTCCCCGGAGGCTGTTGCTCTCGTTGGTGGAGTAGACACAATCTGAGAATCTAGATTTTGTGTTAACTGTGAGGACATAGCTCCAGAGCTTTGGGCTGGCATCAGCTGGGTGGGCATCCCTCCAGAGCTCAGAGCCATCATTAGCAGTGGGGACACTGCCTCAGCATCTGGGGCTGGCTTTGACAAGATGGGCATTTCTCTAGCCTCGGGGACTGACAGGAGTGGTGAGGATATGGCTCCGGAGCCTGGAGCTGTTGTTAGTGGTAAAGACTGTACTGCAGAGTCTGGGCCTGACATTAGCTGGGTGGACATTTCCCCAGAATCTTGGGTGCTCGTTAGCTGGGTGGACATTGCTTCAGAAGTTAGGGCTGACATTATCAGTGAGGAGATCGCTTCAGAGTCTGTGTCTGACATGAGCAGTGAAGAGATCTCTCCAGAGACCAGGGCAGTCATTAGCACTTTGGACATtgcttcagtgtcttcatctgtaatTTGCAATGGTGACATTCCTTCAAAGCCTGGAGCTGGCGTTGGCTGTGTGGACATCTCTCTGGGGTTAATATCTGGCATTAGCAGTGGGGAGAGCTCTCCAGAATCTGGGGCTAGCATCAATGGTGTGGCCATTGCTTCAGAGGATGAGGCTGACATTGCCAGTGGTGATATGTCTTCAGAATCTGGTGTTGCCGTTAGTGCTGTGGACATTGTTCCAAAGTCAGGAATCATCAGCCCTGGGGACATTAATCCATACTCTGAAGTGGACAGCAATGGAGACAATGTTCCAGAATCTGAGGCTGGCATTAGCAATGGGGAAAGCATCCCAGAGTCTGAGGTTGGCATTAACAATGGGGACAGAGCCTCTGAATCTGAAGTTGGCATTAACAATGGGGACAGTGCCCCAGAGTCTGACAGGAGCGGTGAAGACACAGCTCCAGAGTTTGCTGTTCCCATTAGAGGTGTGGCCATGGTGTCAAAGGCTGGGGATGTCATCAGCTGTGTGGACATCCCTCCAgggtctgatgctgaagttgagacCATAGGCTGGACACTAGAAGGCAGAATTTGGCCTTCTGCTGTGTTCTCCTGCGTTGGTCCAGAGAAGGTCATCTCCCTATTTTGGGTGTCGCCATTTTCCTCCCTCAGCACATTGCTGAACTGCAGTGAATTTAAGGGTATTGATGTATCTGCCATGGCCAAAGGACAGTGTGTAGAGAACCTCTAAAGCAATTATATCAGGGGTCCTGCTGAAGCCCAAGTGGCAAGAAAATCTGTAAACAGGAAACAAGTTTAGCAGTCAAAAGGCAAATcaaaaaaatggggaaatagaCAAATGACTCGTGATGGAGACCTCTTATGTGTTTGCTGGCTCTGTGGCATCAGAGATGGGCCTCTCAGGTTAAAGAAGCTGTATGGCATTAAACAAATTCGAAGCTGGAGCAACTATCCTTTCCACCTCTATCCTTTTCAAACCAACCTGCTCAGTCACACGGCACACACACTCAGTTTATAAAAGCTATCAACACTGGCAACTTCAGCAGCCCAGAGCCTGGGAGGTCCTGGTTGAAATGAAACAGCAGCACCACCTTCTGGAAAATTGTGAGAAGTGCAGGTTCCTGAGCTACGCTCTCTTCCCACCATATAGCACTAGCAAGCCAGCCAAGGGCCTGGATGAGAACACCTTTCGCCCCAGGATAACTATTAGTTCCTAGTGCTCACTGAGTCCTGCTAATGCTTTAATCCCCATTTTACTACTCTAATGGACCTAAATGTCTTCCTCAGGAAAAGGAAGGCATTTAACTGACCAATGAGAGTAGCATTCCACAAACTGAAATTCCTGTTTAttaacattttgatttttaataacaaaaatcacCACTACTACTACCACCTACTGCTCACCTAGTGTGTTCAAGGCAGTACACTTTAGCATCTGCAGTGTACCAGGATGTAGAAGCATTACACATTGGAATCTTACAATAGtcgtattattcccattttaccagTGCACTCAGATTAGTTGGGATTGGGGTTAGAATAAGACCACTGAAACACTAGAAACTGTTTGTCTTTGACTATCACTTACTCCTTGGGGTTGCCTAGCCTTTGGCATCCCTAAGGCTACATTCAGTTATCTCTCTGATGTCCTAGATCATGGTTCACTTGAAGCTCAGTCTATAGGAAGTACAAACTTCAAGCTTCTCTGACAACTGGGTAAGAGTGAGTGGGCAAGCCCAGAGCCTCacccctccagccccctcccaTAAGCAGCCTCCAATGGGGCTTCTTGGCACAGAACTtggaaactaacacacacatgacacAATGTTGACATGTCCCCTCAGCCTGCTCATG
This genomic interval from Bos indicus x Bos taurus breed Angus x Brahman F1 hybrid chromosome X, Bos_hybrid_MaternalHap_v2.0, whole genome shotgun sequence contains the following:
- the RTL9 gene encoding retrotransposon Gag-like protein 9, which gives rise to MADTSIPLNSLQFSNVLREENGDTQNREMTFSGPTQENTAEGQILPSSVQPMVSTSASDPGGMSTQLMTSPAFDTMATPLMGTANSGAVSSPLLSDSGALSPLLMPTSDSEALSPLLMPTSDSGMLSPLLMPASDSGTLSPLLSTSEYGLMSPGLMIPDFGTMSTALTATPDSEDISPLAMSASSSEAMATPLMLAPDSGELSPLLMPDINPREMSTQPTPAPGFEGMSPLQITDEDTEAMSKVLMTALVSGEISSLLMSDTDSEAISSLIMSALTSEAMSTQLTSTQDSGEMSTQLMSGPDSAVQSLPLTTAPGSGAISSPLLSVPEAREMPILSKPAPDAEAVSPLLMMALSSGGMPTQLMPAQSSGAMSSQLTQNLDSQIVSTPPTRATASGEMSASSARASDSGARSTLRMRTPASGNMSTLLKTVPDSAALSTPLMTATTSGTMSAEPVPTAASRGMSTHLTTAQISGATSTGFMKVPASGAKSTPRMRAPALGAMSIPPSTAPISETVSMLQMTTPASGSVPTLQIKAPVSGATSRSQRRATALRVTAGPQMRASGAMSTPQMTAKASGSMSSLLTRDTAPGVMSVPLMKATASGALSKPLTTTKASEAMFMQQMTTAASGEISTMLMRDIASGAMSMPQMTDTASAGMSTPLMRAPASGDVSTPQMTAAASGSMSVPLMRAPGPGTMPTVLMRSTVSGKMPSQPIGTQDFGGMSMSFKRFMTSGGMSTLQMRAPASEVMSTPKIRAPSFGAVSTPLMRASNPGEVSTLLTRASSSGEMSSAPTRSPTSGEIATTPLRAPAYGAMSTPQRTATASGMMSMPQMRAPISGPMSTPLMRSTASGVMSTPQMTAVASGGVPMPLLRAPAPGATSAPQMPTAASAEVCTLSMRAPSLGVMSPPLLRAPVSGIMCTPPRRPSVSEDVSTEFMRGPASGKMATAQTTAMASGGMSKPSVRAVASGVTPMPLMSAMASGETSIPLMKSLSSGAMSTLQTRVVSSGSTSLPQTTYTTSGKMSTPLMRASASRATSTPLMRASASGMMSMPLLRPISSGGMSMPLMRATVPGAMFASQMAAPGMMSTLGIKATDSGETSAPRINVTASGSKSTPHATTTPPKTVKPPSEEVPSFGMLTPALCYLLEEQEAARGSCPVEEEVEIDEEKQMKGFLNDSEKMAFLVSLHLGAAERWSILQMEVGNPLTSEDKSFLRRSQGLYDSLSEIDILSAVLCHPKQGQKSVRQYATDFLLLARHLSWSDAILRTRFLEGLSEAVATKMGRIFLKVAGSLKELIDRSLYTECQLAGEKNSRGSSSQVLTSPCKRNSEEAMENELNPQQQTEEHQHVPKRCYYLKEHEDPQEGLHDHLRKSTGHQKAPTNK